ACGTAATGATGTTGTTTTGCTACTAAGTGGGTTAGAAATAGTCCCCTTCGATAGTATGATAGCTGAAAAAGCCGGGGATCTATATAGGTTTCTAAAAAAGAATAATCAATTGATTGGCGTTCCGGATTTGTTGATCGCTTCCACCGCTTTAGTTCTCAATCACCCAATTCTTACCATCAATAAAGGTCATTTTAGCCGAATACCAGATCTGGTAGTTTTGTGAAGATTCGGAAATGTCGGTAGCACAAACGTGCCCCCCCCAATATTTCCAGCAAAAAGCGCGCTGCGGCGCATTTCCGGTGGGTTCGAGAGCCTCACCCACCGGAAAGAAGAGAGCCTCACCCACCGGAAAGAAGAGCCTCACCCACCGGTTTTGGGGCGCCTTGCGGCGCATCACTGACCGGCGGCTGAGGTTACTCGAAGCCCCGGTGGCACAACGCGCGCTGTGGCGCATTTCCGGTGGGTTCGAGAGCCTCACCCACCGGAAAGAGAGCCTCACCCACCGGTTTTGGGGTGCGCATTTCAGCGCACAAAAATCCCGCCAGCGCCCCTTTAAAGGGGGGGCGGCCAGGCGGAAGGGGGTTCAGCACGATGCGCGCTGCGGCGCATCACTGACCGGAGGCTGAGGAGGCTCGAAGCCCCGGTCGCATGGGCGCGCTGCGGCGCATTTCCGGTGGGTTCGAGAGCCTCACCCACCGGTTGCATGGCCTCCGCCACCAGCAGAAGGGGTTCGACACAAAGCGCGCTTCAGCACTTCGATAATTATATTTCGTCCGTTTTTTGTATATTGCAATATGTCAGTAGCCGAAAAACAAATATTGTCGCTGGTTGCAACCCTTACCCCTGAGGAGCGGTTGCGGATCATTCATGCTATCCTTTATACACTGGAGGAAAAAACGGGCTCTGGAGAAATTTCGATTAACCCTGCTGATCTCGAAATTGCCCAAAAGCGTTCGCGCGAGTTTGATGAAGGAAAAGTCAAGGTTATGACCCGGGAGGAATTTTGGGTCAATCTGAAAAAACGGCAAGAGGGCGAATGAGTTATCAGGTACTGATTGATGAACGGGTTTCGGAAGAAACCGCCGAAATATTCGATTATTATGATGCAATTAATCCGGGTTTGGCTTACAATTTTTATGAGCAGCTGGATCTTGTCTATAATCAATTGGAAAAAAATCCCAATATCTGGCAAATTATAGAGGGCGATATCCGAAGGGCATTATTAAAGCGGTTTCCTTATGCGGTTTATTATCGGGTGCTTGATGGTCAGCGGATACTGGTAATGACCATTCGCCATAATGCGCAAAACCCGGAATCGAGGTTTGATTGAAAATCTGGCGTTGTGCAATGATTGCGCCATCAGCGTCCGCCAGTGTCCATTTTAAGAGGCGCGAAGCCCCGGTCGCATGGGCGCGCTGCGGCGCGCGCAATGAATAAAAAATGCAATGTGGATTGCCATCCAAAAACATTTGCACGGTTGCCACAAAATCCGCAAATTATGGCCGGATAACCCCTTGGGCTGAAAATGACTCCGGATACTGACACAAAGCGCGGTTTTGAATATCCTGGCAAACACGGCGAAACATCCGTTACCCCCCGCCGCAACCACCTGCTGGTGATTGGGATAGATCGGTATGCGCATTTTCAAAAGCTGAATAACCCTGTAAGTGATTCGAAAGGCCTTGTTGAGGTGCTGACGGAGCGGTACAGGTTTGAGCCAGGTGATGTTCGGACTCTTTTTGATAAAGAAGCCACACGTGAGGGGATCATAGATGCGCTGGACGAATTGACGGCAAAAGTTACTCCGGCAGACAACCTGCTGATATATTTTGCTGGGCACGGATATTATCGTAAAGTGATGAAAATCGGCTATCTGATCCCGGTTGATGCGCGAAAGGAAAAATTTTCTGACCTGATTTCCAATACCACCATCCGGGATTATATCTCCGCTATTCAGGCCCATCATACTTTATTGATTGTGGATAGTTGTTTTTCTGGTTCGCTGCTACACCGCGATGCAGAAGTATTAAAAATCAAAGCATTGGCTGATAAAGTGGACCGTTTACCTTCCCGGTGGGGACTGGCAGCCGGATTGGTCGAACTCGTTTCTGATGGGCCGATCGGGGGTTCCAGCCCATTTGCCCAAAGTTTGCTGACTTATCTTCGGGAAAATAATTCCCCCCGATTTCCGGTCAGCGAACTAGTCCAATACGTGAGTAAAATCACGACTTACAATGCGGACCAAACCCCTGTAGGCGGTGTTCTTGACAAAACCAGTCATCTGGGCGGGCAATTTGTTTTTGATCTGCGAGAATCAGTTCTTAACGAAGAAGAAACCTTCTGGCGGGATACCCTGGCAAAAAACACCATGGTAGGCTATCGCGATTACCGGAAAAAATTTCCGGAAGGAACATATCGCTCCGAAGCCCTGTCCCAGATCAGACTCCTGGAGGAAACTGAGTCGTGGGAAAAAGCGCTGGCAAGAAACAAAGTAAGCAGTTTTGAAGATTTTCTGGAAGAGTATCCTGGCAGCCCATATGCGCCTGAAGCACAAAAGAGAATAGACGAATTGCTGAATCCGGTTGCAGTTACCCAGTCAGTTGTTAAAACAGCAATTCCCACAAAAGTAAATTTCCCCACCCCGGAAATGGTTTTGATCAAAGGGGGAACATTTAATCGCGAAAAATATAAGGTTACCGTGAGCGACTTCTGGTTGAGTAAAACGGCGGTGACAGTGGGTGAATACTTACGTTTTTGTGAAGCTACTAACACTCATTGGCCGGAGTGGCTGGAAAAAGGAAGTAATTATCATTTTGAAACGGGTAAGGACGATCATTACAAAAAAAGAGGATACAATAAGCGCAAAGGGATTGAAAATCTTCCAGTTGCCGGCGTGAGCTGGCATAATGCTGTAGCTTATTGCGACTGGCTGAGTGAGCATACTGGCGAAAAGTGGCGATTGCCGACAGAGGCGGAATGGGAATACGCTGCGGGGGGAGGATCAAAGGAGCGGACGATTTACGCGGGTACGAATGATGAAAAAAATTTGGGCAAGTATGCGTGGTATAGCGGCAATTCCAACAGCCAGCCACATCCTGTGGGACAGAAAAAGCCCAACCAACTGGGGTTATACGACATGAGTGGGAACGTATGGGAATGGTGTGGGGACTGGTATGGCGATTATCCTTCCTCGGATATATCCGACCCACAAGGGCATGAAAAAGGCTGGTACCGTGTTTTGCGCGGCGGTAGTTGGCTCAACTCTTCGGAGTATTGCCGCGTGGCTTTTCGCGGCAGCAATGCGCCAGAGTTTCGCTTCGACTACTTTGGTTTCCGTGTTGCCTGTCAGTTCTAGCTGCTTATCTGGCGTTGTTATGAGCTAAAGAAGGGAAAAATGAAAGAGAAAAAACATGAAAAAAACCTTTTTGTGTCTGCCGGGCAGACTGGCAGGCGCGGGAAGCGCCGTCCGCCTGTCTGGCTGGCTGATACAAAAAGAACGGGGTTTGGGGCGAAGCCCCAATTTTTATAAAAACTTTAGCAAAAATAATACTATGCAGATTAGAATTTTTTCGATTCCGGTGGTTGGCGGCGAAATGCTGATGGAAGATCTGAATGTATTTCTCCGGTCAAAGAAGGTACTTCAGATCGAGCAGCACATGGTAAATGATCCGCAGGGTTCTATCTGGTGTTTTTGCATCAGATACGTGGAGGATTATTCTCCCTACTCCAAAACCAAAGAAAAAGTGGATTACCGAAAGATACTGGATGAGGAAAGTTTTGGAAGGTTTGCAGCCATGCGGGAGATTCGGAAAAAACTTGCAGAACAACTAGGATTTCCTCCCTACGCCATCTTTAATGACGAAGAACTTGCAGAGTTGGCAAAAATCGAAAATCTGACACCCGAGGCGATGAAGGGAATTAAGGGGATTGGGGAAAAGAAAGTGGAGAAATACGGTGTACATTTTATTCTCCCGAAAAAAAATGAAACGAGCCAATCACCTGTTTGATTGTATTATTGAACCTGAGAATCTTGCTTATGCCTGCTGGAAAGCCGCAAAGGGAAAACGCTATTCAACGGCAGTTGTGGCTTATCAGGAAAATCTGGATGAGAATCTTCGGAGACTGTATGAACAGCTTCAGGCAGGGAAAGTGGAAGTGGGAGATTACCGGTATTTTAAAGTATTTGAACCCAAAGAGCGGAAGATATGTGCCAGCGCATTTCGTGAACAGGTTTTACATCACGCACTGATGAATGTCTGCCACCCTTATTTTGAAAAAGCACAAATATTTGGCAGTTATGCCAGCAGGAAAGGAAAAGGCACATACGCGGCATTGGACAAGGCAAAAGTATTTACCCGGAGATATACATGGTTTTTAAAGCTGGATGTGCGAAAATTTTTTGAATCCATAGATCACAATGTGCTGAAAAATCAATTGGCAAGAATGTTTAAAGAAGGAAAATTGCTTAACATTTTTTACCAGATCATAGACAGCTACGAAGCAAGTCCAGGCCGGGGTGTTCCTATCGGTAACCTTACCAGTCAGTATTTTGCTAACCATTATTTGTCGGGATTAGATCACTTTGTGAAGGAGAAACTGGGAATCAAAGCGTATGTTCGTTACATGGATGATATGGTTTTGTGGAGCAGCGAAAAGGCGGAATTGAAGCAGGCGTACCAGCAGATCAAAACCTTTGTCGCAGAAAATCTTCACTGCGAATTGAA
The Bacteroidia bacterium DNA segment above includes these coding regions:
- a CDS encoding type II toxin-antitoxin system VapC family toxin is translated as MVIDTSVCIEFLRSRDKTQTRLFEIANQPELMISSLTVFELYMGTTDEQKRNDVVLLLSGLEIVPFDSMIAEKAGDLYRFLKKNNQLIGVPDLLIASTALVLNHPILTINKGHFSRIPDLVVL
- a CDS encoding addiction module protein; amino-acid sequence: MSVAEKQILSLVATLTPEERLRIIHAILYTLEEKTGSGEISINPADLEIAQKRSREFDEGKVKVMTREEFWVNLKKRQEGE
- a CDS encoding type II toxin-antitoxin system RelE/ParE family toxin, whose amino-acid sequence is MSYQVLIDERVSEETAEIFDYYDAINPGLAYNFYEQLDLVYNQLEKNPNIWQIIEGDIRRALLKRFPYAVYYRVLDGQRILVMTIRHNAQNPESRFD
- a CDS encoding SUMF1/EgtB/PvdO family nonheme iron enzyme gives rise to the protein MTPDTDTKRGFEYPGKHGETSVTPRRNHLLVIGIDRYAHFQKLNNPVSDSKGLVEVLTERYRFEPGDVRTLFDKEATREGIIDALDELTAKVTPADNLLIYFAGHGYYRKVMKIGYLIPVDARKEKFSDLISNTTIRDYISAIQAHHTLLIVDSCFSGSLLHRDAEVLKIKALADKVDRLPSRWGLAAGLVELVSDGPIGGSSPFAQSLLTYLRENNSPRFPVSELVQYVSKITTYNADQTPVGGVLDKTSHLGGQFVFDLRESVLNEEETFWRDTLAKNTMVGYRDYRKKFPEGTYRSEALSQIRLLEETESWEKALARNKVSSFEDFLEEYPGSPYAPEAQKRIDELLNPVAVTQSVVKTAIPTKVNFPTPEMVLIKGGTFNREKYKVTVSDFWLSKTAVTVGEYLRFCEATNTHWPEWLEKGSNYHFETGKDDHYKKRGYNKRKGIENLPVAGVSWHNAVAYCDWLSEHTGEKWRLPTEAEWEYAAGGGSKERTIYAGTNDEKNLGKYAWYSGNSNSQPHPVGQKKPNQLGLYDMSGNVWEWCGDWYGDYPSSDISDPQGHEKGWYRVLRGGSWLNSSEYCRVAFRGSNAPEFRFDYFGFRVACQF
- a CDS encoding HRDC domain-containing protein; amino-acid sequence: MKKTFLCLPGRLAGAGSAVRLSGWLIQKERGLGRSPNFYKNFSKNNTMQIRIFSIPVVGGEMLMEDLNVFLRSKKVLQIEQHMVNDPQGSIWCFCIRYVEDYSPYSKTKEKVDYRKILDEESFGRFAAMREIRKKLAEQLGFPPYAIFNDEELAELAKIENLTPEAMKGIKGIGEKKVEKYGVHFILPKKNETSQSPV
- a CDS encoding RNA-directed DNA polymerase, which encodes MKRANHLFDCIIEPENLAYACWKAAKGKRYSTAVVAYQENLDENLRRLYEQLQAGKVEVGDYRYFKVFEPKERKICASAFREQVLHHALMNVCHPYFEKAQIFGSYASRKGKGTYAALDKAKVFTRRYTWFLKLDVRKFFESIDHNVLKNQLARMFKEGKLLNIFYQIIDSYEASPGRGVPIGNLTSQYFANHYLSGLDHFVKEKLGIKAYVRYMDDMVLWSSEKAELKQAYQQIKTFVAENLHCELKPAMLNRTRLGLPFLGYRIFPHYVWLLQKSKVRFIQKLKRVEKHYRFGGWTEVACHRRVLPLLTFTLYADAKVFRKNVLLQIEGQTS